In Vigna angularis cultivar LongXiaoDou No.4 chromosome 8, ASM1680809v1, whole genome shotgun sequence, one DNA window encodes the following:
- the LOC108343711 gene encoding BAHD acyltransferase DCR, which yields MAGKVVKKEESLNLKVTNKSYVQPEEKIGRKEYQLVTFDLPYLAFYYNQKLLFYKGEDFDGMVQKLKLGLGVVLKEFHQLAGKLGKDEEGVFRVEYDDDMLGVEVVEAVADDIAVDQLTVAESSTNLKDLIPYTAVLNLEGMHRPLLAVQLTKLKDGLAMGLAFNHAVLDGTATWQFMTSWAEICSGSPSTSAPPFLDRTKARNTRVKLNLSLPEPNGQPTSNGDAKPTPTLRERIFKFSESKIDKIKSTINENPPSDGSKPFSTFQALSSHIWRHVSHARNLKPEDYTVFTVFADCRKRVDPPMPENYFGNLIQAIFTVTAAGLLAAHPPQFGASLVQKAIEDHNAKAIDARNKEWESAPKIFQFKDAGVNCVAVGSSPRFKVYDIDFGWGKAENVRSGTNNKFDGMIYLYPGKNGGRSIDVELTLEPEAMARLEKDKDFLLEA from the exons atggcaGGTAAGGTGGTGAAGAAGGAAGAGTCTCTGAACCTGAAAGTCACCAACAAGAGTTATGTGCAACCTGaggagaagattgggagaaaagaGTACCAGTTGGTGACTTTTGATCTTCCATACTTGGCCTTCTACTACAACCAGAAGCTACTGTTCTACAAAGGGGAAGACTTTGATGGCATGGTTCAGAAGCTGAAGCTTGGACTTGGTGTGGTTCTCAAGGAGTTTCACCAACTGGCTGGAAAGTTAGGGAAAGATGAAGAGGGTGTGTTCAGGGTTGAGTATGATGATGACATGCTTGGTGTGGAGGTTGTTGAAGCTGTTGCTGATGACATTGCTGTGGATCAACTTACTGTGGCTGAAAGTTCCACCAATCTCAAGGACCTCATACCTTACACTGCTGTCTTGAACTTGGAAGGCATGCATAGACCCTTGCTCGCAGTTCAG TTAACGAAGCTGAAAGATGGGCTTGCGATGGGCCTGGCATTCAACCACGCTGTATTGGATGGGACTGCCACGTGGCAATTCATGACATCGTGGGCCGAGATTTGCAGCGGGTCACCCTCCACGTCAGCACCACCGTTCCTGGACCGGACCAAGGCCCGGAACACGAGAGTGAAGCTGAACCTCTCCCTGCCCGAGCCCAACGGCCAACCAACTTCCAACGGTGATGCAAAGCCCACTCCAACTCTTAGGGAAAGGATATTCAAATTCTCGGAGTCAAAGATCGACAAGATCAAGTCAACGATCAACGAGAACCCTCCATCGGACGGCTCAAAACCGTTCTCAACATTTCAAGCTCTTTCCTCCCATATCTGGCGCCATGTAAGCCATGCACGTAACCTGAAGCCAGAGGACTACACCGTGTTCACCGTCTTCGCCGACTGCCGGAAGCGGGTCGACCCACCGATGCCGGAGAATTACTTCGGAAACCTAATTCAGGCTATATTCACCGTTACGGCGGCTGGGCTTTTAGCGGCTCATCCGCCGCAATTCGGTGCTTCATTGGTCCAGAAGGCCATTGAAGACCACAATGCGAAGGCTATCGATGCACGTAACAAAGAGTGGGAGAGTGCACCGAAAATTTTCCAATTCAAAGATGCTGGGGTGAATTGCGTGGCTGTTGGAAGCTCACCTAGGTTTAAGGTTTACGACATTGATTTTGGGTGGGGTAAGGCTGAGAATGTGAGAAGTGGAACTAATAACAAGTTTGATGGGATGATTTACTTGTATCCAGGGAAGAATGGAGGAAGGAGCATTGATGTGGAACTAACCTTGGAGCCTGAGGCTATGGCGAGGTTGGAGAAAGATAAGGATTTTCTTTTGGAAGCATGA
- the LOC108344176 gene encoding uncharacterized protein LOC108344176, producing MGQGQFVKSGQAGQFNRPLQQQSQWQQISALSDRTSKLEETFQQFMQVTIFKHKSTEAAIRNLEMQVSQLAKKLEDKVEKQFGANIEVNPKEECKSIECEKIDKEKQYERFKEIFKQLEIIVPLTEALQQIPTYAKHLKKVLKKKRYLDEETIDVQGNCSFILQKTLPPKVKDPESFNIPCVIGNVEIGKALIDLGSSINLMFLSVLERIGGLKMKPTKVSLQLVDGYTKEPYGVAEDVVVCIDKLRFLVDFVVMEMEEDL from the exons atgggtcaaggtcaaTTTGTGAAATCTGGGCAAGCAGGACAATTTAATAGACCACTGCAACAACAATCACAATGGCAACAAATATCTGCATTATCTGACAGAActtcaaagcttgaagaaacttttcaacaatttatgcaggtaACTATCTTCAAGCataagagcactgaagctgctataaggaatttggagatgcaGGTGAGCCAACtggctaagaagttggaggataaaGTTGAGAAGCAATTTGGGGCTAATattgaggttaaccctaaggaagaatGCAAATCTATT GAGTGTGaaaaaattgataaagaaaaGCAATATGAGCGTTTTAAGgagatcttcaagcaattggagattatTGTGCCCTTGACCGAAGCACTACAGCAAATTCCTACTTATGCGAAGCACTTGAAGAAAGTCCTCAAAAAGAAGagatatttagatgaggaaactaTTGATGTACAGGGCAATTGCAGTTTTATCTTGCAGAAgacacttcctccaaaagttaAAGATCCAGAAAGTTTTAATATTCCTTGCGTCATAGGGAATGTTGAgatagggaaagccctaattgatttagggtcaagcattaatttgatgttCTTATCTGTGCTTGAAAGGATTGGTGGTCTTAAAATGAAGCCTACTAAGGTTAGTTTGCAATTGGTGGATGGATATACCAAAGAGCCTTATGGTGTAGCGGAGGATGTTGTGGTTTGCATAGACAAACTTAGATTCTTGGTTGACTTTGTGGTaatggaaatggaggaagacTTATAG